One segment of Streptomyces sp. NA02950 DNA contains the following:
- a CDS encoding peptidase C39 family protein translates to MSRSGSTPRRSVLAAALGVAGAAAVSTAGASAAPAGTARPAGAPRPEAGAARKPKGKAAAVAEYHGWSSAADWKAGTAKGVRAQSGTRPGIVIATPAGTADYTDPHTGTKAAWEYATWTSPVRKLSIPATEAIVSWNARTPAGAWIQAELKATYSDSTSTPWYVMGRWASDDGTASIRRTSVDDQSDGKSSVWTDTLSVDAPESGLRLVSYRIRLTLYRKPGTTLTPTVWRVGAMGSDVPDRFEVPASEPSPGGVRELTVPRYSQEIHKGQYPEYDNGGEAWCSPTSSQMIIEYWGRKPTADDLAWVNPDYTDPQVCHAARATFDYQYDGCGNWPFNAAYAATYRDLQGVVTRLGSLTDAEKLISVGIPLITSQSFLKTELDGAGYGTSGHLMTVIGFTADGDVIANDPASPTNDAVRHVYKRRQWENIWLRTKRYNADGKVVSGTGGVCYLYFPAKPTAAQCRVLKELGIG, encoded by the coding sequence ATGAGCAGATCCGGATCCACGCCCCGCCGTTCCGTACTCGCCGCCGCGCTCGGTGTCGCGGGCGCCGCCGCCGTCTCCACCGCCGGCGCCTCCGCGGCCCCGGCCGGGACCGCCCGCCCGGCCGGGGCGCCGCGGCCGGAGGCGGGCGCGGCGCGGAAGCCGAAGGGCAAGGCCGCGGCGGTCGCGGAGTACCACGGCTGGAGCAGTGCCGCCGACTGGAAGGCCGGGACCGCCAAGGGCGTCCGCGCCCAGTCCGGCACCCGTCCCGGCATCGTGATCGCCACCCCCGCGGGCACCGCGGACTACACCGATCCGCACACCGGCACCAAGGCCGCGTGGGAGTACGCGACCTGGACCTCCCCGGTGCGCAAGCTCTCGATCCCCGCGACCGAGGCCATCGTCTCCTGGAACGCCCGCACCCCGGCCGGTGCCTGGATCCAGGCCGAGCTGAAGGCCACCTACTCCGACTCCACCAGCACGCCCTGGTACGTGATGGGCCGCTGGGCCTCCGACGACGGCACCGCATCCATCCGGCGCACCTCGGTGGACGACCAGAGCGACGGCAAGAGCTCGGTGTGGACCGACACCCTCTCCGTCGACGCCCCGGAGAGCGGGCTGCGGCTGGTCTCCTACCGGATCCGGCTCACCCTCTACCGCAAGCCCGGCACCACGCTCACCCCCACCGTGTGGCGGGTCGGCGCGATGGGCTCGGACGTCCCCGACCGCTTCGAGGTGCCCGCCTCCGAGCCGAGCCCGGGCGGCGTGCGTGAACTCACCGTCCCGCGCTACTCGCAGGAGATCCACAAGGGCCAGTACCCCGAGTACGACAACGGCGGCGAGGCGTGGTGCAGCCCCACCTCCTCGCAGATGATCATCGAGTACTGGGGTCGCAAGCCCACCGCCGACGACCTCGCCTGGGTCAACCCCGACTACACCGACCCCCAGGTCTGCCACGCCGCCCGCGCCACCTTCGACTACCAGTACGACGGCTGCGGCAACTGGCCCTTCAACGCCGCCTACGCCGCCACCTACCGCGACCTCCAGGGCGTGGTCACCCGGCTCGGCTCGCTCACCGACGCCGAGAAGCTGATCAGCGTCGGCATTCCGCTGATCACCTCGCAGTCCTTCCTCAAGACCGAGCTGGACGGGGCGGGATACGGCACCTCGGGCCACCTGATGACCGTCATCGGCTTCACCGCCGACGGCGATGTCATCGCCAACGACCCGGCCTCGCCCACCAACGACGCGGTCCGCCACGTCTACAAGCGGCGCCAGTGGGAAAATATCTGGCTGCGCACCAAGCGCTACAACGCCGACGGCAAGGTGGTCTCCGGCACCGGCGGCGTCTGCTACCTCTACTTCCCGGCCAAGCCCACCGCCGCCCAGTGCCGGGTGCTGAAGGAACTCGGCATCGGCTGA
- a CDS encoding uridine kinase, with product MDSPEPTGTPGTNEPTGTPGSTGSTDTLGVLARRLRALPASCGAVRIVAVDGHAGSGKTTFAGRLAAALGGAPVLHTDDLATHDELFGWAERLHRQVLDPLARGTAARYAPYDWVARRFAADRRRLDPAPVVLLEGVGSGRRAVRPRLAHLLWMELPDHLSWRRGELRDGPELSAFWDGWRHAERLHFAADPSRPHADTLVAQGTKGYALLPGPAVVDRNDPPAHTA from the coding sequence ATGGACTCACCCGAACCGACCGGCACACCCGGTACAAACGAGCCCACCGGCACCCCGGGCAGCACCGGCAGCACCGACACGCTCGGCGTACTGGCCCGGCGGCTGCGTGCCCTGCCGGCCTCCTGCGGTGCGGTGCGGATCGTCGCCGTGGACGGACACGCCGGTTCGGGGAAGACGACCTTCGCGGGGCGGCTGGCGGCGGCGCTCGGCGGCGCCCCGGTCCTGCACACCGACGACCTCGCCACCCATGACGAGCTGTTCGGGTGGGCGGAGCGGCTGCACCGGCAGGTCCTCGACCCGCTCGCCCGCGGCACCGCCGCCCGGTACGCCCCGTACGACTGGGTGGCGCGCCGCTTCGCGGCGGACCGGCGGCGGCTGGATCCCGCTCCGGTCGTCCTGCTGGAGGGGGTGGGCAGCGGCCGTCGCGCCGTACGCCCACGGCTGGCCCATCTGTTGTGGATGGAGCTGCCCGACCATCTCTCCTGGCGGCGTGGCGAGCTCCGCGATGGACCGGAGCTGTCCGCATTCTGGGACGGCTGGCGACACGCCGAACGTCTGCACTTCGCCGCCGACCCCTCGCGTCCGCACGCCGACACCCTGGTGGCGCAGGGAACGAAGGGGTACGCGCTGCTGCCGGGACCGGCAGTGGTCGACCGAAACGACCCCCCGGCTCACACAGCGTGA
- a CDS encoding AAA family ATPase, producing MDFGSQGSHAPADLAWLRAVDAYTMGAYAQAEEEFRAAVRHDPGMADAWLGLHALRADTATALLRMYRHRDRFGEQRARHRRTLNSWYWLGWWVQPVLETSRDLLLAHASHWLDGRHVPELDRALAGCPPVEADPQARFLHACRAYLVKDWEQLVRHTEPLLDDPLLGIEAGLFGGMARVRLEMFGQAEPLLAAALMRCRSEQPQRKELRYWLARAHEGTGRSAAALPLYRAVHRIDPTFMDTSARLAAIAESDGLDEPADLAAVSLAGVGGQDAGDLRDGAAADPDPLPAADPGDGRELRTGGEPGPGGGAALLGAAVAGSGGTRERSGTPAQPGPSDPALLESALQELERMVGLEPVKRQVRALSAQLHMARLRAGQGLPVQPPKRHFVFSGPSGTGKTTVARILGRVFYALGLLGGDHLVEAGRADLVGEYLGQTAVKANELIDSALGGVLFVDEAYSLSNSGYSKGDAYGDEALQVLLKRAEDNRDRLVVILAGYPEGMDRLLAANPGLGSRFTTRVDFPSYRPLELTRIGEVLAAENGDVWDEEAVEELRSISGHVVDQGWIDELGNGRFLRTLYEKSCAYRDLRLSGWTGTPTRDDLATLRLPDLMQAYGEVLSGRGPMYRDPQDPLS from the coding sequence ATGGATTTCGGCTCGCAAGGATCGCACGCCCCGGCCGACCTCGCCTGGCTGAGGGCCGTCGACGCCTACACGATGGGCGCCTACGCACAGGCCGAGGAGGAGTTCCGGGCCGCCGTGCGGCACGACCCCGGTATGGCCGACGCCTGGCTCGGTCTGCACGCACTGCGCGCCGACACCGCCACCGCGCTGCTGCGGATGTACCGCCACCGCGACCGCTTCGGTGAACAGCGCGCCCGCCACCGCCGTACCCTCAACTCCTGGTACTGGCTGGGCTGGTGGGTCCAGCCGGTGCTGGAGACCAGCCGTGATCTGCTACTCGCCCACGCCTCCCACTGGCTGGACGGCCGCCATGTCCCCGAGCTGGACCGGGCGCTGGCCGGCTGCCCGCCGGTGGAGGCGGACCCCCAGGCCCGTTTTCTGCACGCCTGCCGCGCCTATCTCGTCAAGGACTGGGAGCAGTTGGTGCGGCACACCGAACCACTGCTGGACGATCCGCTCCTCGGCATCGAGGCCGGGCTCTTCGGCGGGATGGCCCGGGTCCGGCTGGAGATGTTCGGCCAGGCCGAACCGCTGCTCGCCGCCGCCCTGATGCGCTGCCGCAGCGAACAGCCCCAGCGCAAGGAGCTGCGCTACTGGCTCGCCCGCGCCCACGAGGGCACCGGGCGCAGCGCCGCCGCGCTCCCCCTGTACCGCGCGGTGCACCGGATCGATCCCACCTTCATGGACACCTCGGCGCGGCTCGCGGCGATAGCCGAGTCCGACGGGCTGGACGAGCCCGCGGACCTGGCGGCCGTCTCGCTGGCCGGAGTCGGCGGCCAGGACGCGGGCGACCTCCGCGACGGCGCGGCGGCCGACCCCGACCCGCTGCCCGCCGCCGACCCGGGCGACGGCCGTGAGCTGCGGACGGGCGGCGAGCCCGGACCCGGCGGTGGCGCGGCGCTCCTCGGCGCCGCCGTGGCGGGTTCCGGCGGCACCCGTGAGCGGTCCGGGACGCCCGCCCAGCCCGGGCCCTCCGATCCGGCGCTGCTGGAGAGCGCGTTGCAGGAGCTGGAGCGCATGGTCGGCCTGGAGCCGGTCAAGCGGCAGGTGCGGGCGCTGTCCGCACAGCTCCACATGGCGCGGCTGCGCGCCGGGCAGGGCCTGCCGGTCCAGCCCCCCAAGCGGCACTTCGTCTTCTCCGGCCCCTCCGGCACCGGCAAGACGACCGTGGCCCGCATCCTCGGCCGGGTCTTCTACGCGCTCGGGCTGCTGGGCGGCGACCATCTGGTGGAGGCAGGGCGCGCCGATCTGGTCGGCGAGTACCTGGGCCAGACGGCCGTGAAGGCCAATGAGCTGATCGACTCGGCACTGGGCGGAGTGCTTTTCGTGGACGAGGCGTACAGCCTGTCCAACTCCGGCTACAGCAAGGGCGACGCGTACGGCGACGAGGCCCTTCAGGTGCTGCTCAAGCGCGCCGAGGACAACCGCGACCGGCTGGTGGTCATCCTGGCGGGCTATCCGGAGGGCATGGACCGGCTGCTGGCCGCCAACCCCGGCCTCGGCTCGCGCTTCACCACCCGGGTGGACTTCCCCAGCTACCGTCCGCTGGAGCTGACCCGCATCGGCGAGGTGCTGGCAGCGGAGAACGGCGATGTGTGGGACGAGGAGGCCGTGGAGGAGCTGCGCAGCATCAGCGGCCATGTGGTGGACCAGGGCTGGATCGACGAGCTGGGCAACGGCCGCTTCCTGCGCACGCTGTACGAGAAGAGCTGTGCGTACCGGGATCTGCGGCTGTCCGGATGGACGGGCACCCCGACCCGGGACGATCTGGCCACACTGCGGCTGCCGGATCTGATGCAGGCGTACGGGGAGGTCCTGTCGGGCCGCGGTCCGATGTACCGCGACCCGCAGGACCCGCTGTCCTGA
- a CDS encoding hemolysin family protein: protein MSLVQLLFAALLVLANGFFVGAEFALVSVRRSQIEPRAAEGSGRARTVLTGLENLPQMMAAAQFGITVCSLTLGAVAEPTVAHLLEPVFHAVHLPAQLVHPFGYAIALAVVVFLHLVIGEMVPKNLAMAAPEKTALWLGPGLVGFARLCRPVTAALGACARLVLRLFRVEPKDEVEAVFTSEQLTHLVEDSRQAGLLEPGEHERLADALELGSRPVTDVLLDRAGLVTVDPSVTPRQIEELTVRTGYSRFPVRGPGGAFMGYLHVKDVLDLEFPERAVPQRVWRPIETLRAELPLDDALTVMRRAASHLAAVTDASGKVLGLVALEDVLEILVGEVRDPAHRAVKRRRVAVPRGASAEPKGTEPAERPAMVAR, encoded by the coding sequence ATGAGTCTCGTCCAACTGCTCTTCGCCGCCCTGCTCGTCCTCGCCAACGGCTTCTTCGTGGGCGCCGAGTTCGCCCTCGTCTCGGTGCGCCGCAGCCAGATCGAGCCGCGTGCGGCCGAGGGCTCCGGTCGCGCCCGTACGGTGCTGACCGGTCTGGAGAACCTGCCGCAGATGATGGCGGCCGCCCAGTTCGGCATCACCGTCTGCTCGCTGACCCTCGGCGCGGTCGCCGAGCCGACCGTCGCCCATCTGCTGGAGCCGGTCTTCCACGCCGTCCATCTGCCCGCCCAGTTGGTCCACCCCTTCGGCTACGCCATCGCGCTCGCCGTCGTGGTCTTCCTCCATCTGGTCATCGGCGAGATGGTGCCGAAGAACCTGGCCATGGCGGCGCCCGAGAAGACCGCGCTGTGGCTCGGCCCCGGCCTGGTCGGCTTCGCCCGGCTGTGCCGCCCGGTCACCGCGGCGCTCGGGGCCTGTGCCCGGCTGGTGCTGCGGCTGTTCCGGGTCGAGCCCAAGGACGAGGTCGAGGCGGTCTTCACCAGTGAGCAGCTGACCCATCTGGTGGAGGACTCCCGGCAGGCCGGACTGCTCGAGCCCGGTGAGCACGAGCGGCTCGCCGACGCCCTGGAACTGGGCAGCCGCCCGGTCACCGATGTGCTGCTCGACCGGGCGGGCCTGGTCACCGTCGACCCCTCGGTCACCCCGCGGCAGATCGAGGAGCTGACCGTACGGACCGGCTACTCGCGCTTCCCGGTGCGCGGCCCCGGCGGTGCCTTCATGGGCTATCTGCATGTGAAGGACGTCCTGGACCTGGAGTTCCCGGAGCGCGCCGTACCGCAGCGGGTCTGGCGGCCGATCGAGACCCTGCGCGCGGAGCTGCCCCTCGACGACGCCCTCACCGTGATGCGCCGGGCCGCCTCGCACCTCGCGGCCGTCACCGACGCCTCGGGGAAGGTGCTGGGTCTGGTGGCCCTGGAGGACGTCCTGGAGATACTGGTCGGCGAGGTCAGGGACCCCGCCCACCGGGCCGTGAAGCGCCGCCGGGTGGCCGTGCCGCGCGGTGCCTCGGCGGAGCCGAAGGGAACGGAACCGGCGGAGCGGCCCGCCATGGTGGCGCGCTAG